Part of the Vigna angularis cultivar LongXiaoDou No.4 chromosome 1, ASM1680809v1, whole genome shotgun sequence genome, taaaaccTTACTAACAGGAGAAGGTCATGAAAGACATATATGcttgcatattatatatatatatttcaatcttttaggaaataaattattatttttatattcaattaaacaaattgTGAAAACATGAGTTAAGACGTAGAAGGAAATAAGAATAGGAATACATCAgtcttcgtccacctcgtcttTCTCTACTGTGGTAAATATTTAGATCGTCTTTCTTGAAGTTTACTTTCGatataagataaattaattCTTATATGCATAACTTATGTAACAATTtgagttttatattaattacgtAACTCTTTATATTTGCAAAACACTACTACaatatattattcaaaaaaaGTAGAGACAGTGCCGACTCTAtctatgtaaataattttaaaaaataaatatatagagaGTGCATGATCATGGTTAgtaagaaattatattataaaaattaattaaaatttgttttacatttaaatatcaaattaagGTTGATGGTTGTACCGTATTATTTCCGACGCAATAAATAAAGCTACATAATAATAGAGTCTCTTTTGTGGGACACATTAGCGTCTGTTTTTTCCTCTTGGATGGGTTTAAGTGGGACCCTATTCTGTGGAAGGAGTGAACTTTTCCATAATAGGATTTTTTGTTGAATTAAAATTCTATTCATTTTTCTCTTATCATTATTAGGCTTTACAAAGTAAGCTATATTCACTGCAATTATTAGTCTCAgattattgtttcttttatttatttatttattttggttttaaacaatatagtatgAAAGTCTTGACTGGCCTATCATTTAATTTCATACCATGAATCAACTCAACAAATTAAATTCATGACCagaaaacattaataattaaacaattgattaaaatttaatttatatatttatacttttatttaggcattgaaaatgtttttcaagatattatagttttaaaaccctatacttatttaatttttcatttttagaattattaaatgtattcacactaatattttattatatgtttttattatgtgaatttatatttacagaatttatttttaaatgatattatttaaaattaaaataacgaAAGAAACTataggtataaaaaaaattggtgcaTACTTTTTCCATGGATACTAACCTGTACTGTACAGGTAacgtgataaaaaaatttaaataaaacaagtaAGGGATATAAATTATATCTATCTGTATTTTGCTGTCATCCATGGTGATCATGGTTGTTAGattacaataatgaaaaaatctcaacagtatatattaaaataagagttggtcaaattaattatgttaagtTGAAAAATGTTACGGTGTGAATAATGCACAATGgaagaaaatatagaaaagtaAAACTATATATGATAACTACATAGTATCGggatttatatatttatatttttttctttttagtagtGATGATTCTTTTGTAATTAAGGATAAAaggatattattttaaaatattattaaggatactatctaatattattttaaaagaaaagataggATAAAAGGATCTCATCTTCAAGGAAAAACTTGTATgagttaataataattatacaaaaataataacaagTTGACTACTAAGTTTAATGGTTTTATAACGAGAGAGTTTTGAAGGATAAATCCGGTTAATTTCTCTTGTAAttttaagaaacaaaacaaaacgaTTAATAATAACgtgtaaataattttgttaaattattcaaaatctTGGTTTTGATAACACTTTTGGACACTTGAATACTTGATGAACCTTCTTGTTTCTACTCCAGTGCATGAGTGAAAACTTCTTGGCCGTACAGAAAAACTATGATTGCAGTGGAGAAAGAAAAACCATTTTCTAGAAACATGtagaatcaaaatattcaaataatcatGTCGCAACTCTAATAattcaaagtcaagaacactaGTATCACGTGAAGGTTTGATAAACACTCGTACAAACATAGATATCAATATGCATTACATCAATCAAACTTTTACacaaataaaacttttatatttatttgatatctTCAAAAGTATAAAAGTTTCGTCATCATTTTAGTTATGTAACATGTATCAAAATGAATGGAAAATCAAGAATTACTATTTGTATCTGTTGGGCTTTTAACGtataagaggaaaaaaaatgaaagaaaaattggtATCTTTTATTGAGcagtaaatatttaaattacaaaatttgaaatcaattttaagaaatatctattaaatttaattaattaaataatgtataatcttcctaaaaaatagaatagagatatattttttatttaatttatttgattccTTGAACTAAATGTTGTTTGAGttacaaaattttaacaaacTCCTTCCTGACTCAAAGTTAACATATTTTTCGTCTTTGACCGTATCATCTAAAGTTCTTTTAGATTTGGAAGTCCCGATCACAATTTCTTGCTTAGTCTTCACGTCCTTACAATCTTTCGCAACTTTTTCATCTACTTAGttgttcttttggctttttCGTATTTTCAGCTTCTGTTTTGGGAAGAGTTGTCTTAGGATGCTTttcttcctctaatttttcTGGTTTAATTTGACTTTCACCAACTTTAATACCCACTAGCTCTACTTTCTTGTTATTCAGAGATGGGGTTCTTTTAGGTCCTCTGACATCCGTATGTACTAACTGCAGTTTGTTTGTTGCTCTCTAAGATTTGTCTTTTGGAAAAGACAACCTTGTTTGTTTTCCATATTGAAAAGTTGCGCATACGGGTGATTTCTCTTATAGTTTGGGAAGCCCCTCTACTTGCATATTGTCTTCAACCTTGTGCATAATAAACTGCTCTttatcaatcaaattcaaagcaaAGCTCTTGCCTTTCATTCAAACTCTgaataattctttattatttgaatCTTTAATAATGCAGGTTTTATCTTCAAATAGAACTTTATAGCCTTTCTCTAGAAGTTGGCCAacactcaacaagtttttgTCAATTTCAGAGTATTTAATTTCAAACTTGTGCAACCTTTGATCGCAATGGTTCCTTTGCCCTTCACTGCTATTTTTGCTTTGTTTCCAATTCGGACATTTGTGTTGTAGGTCGCATCAAGATCTTTGAATAATTCTTGATCATAACTCATGTGGTTCGTGCAACCACTATCAATTAGCCAATTTTCTGTTGATCTTGCAGTAGCAAAGcaagaaacaacaaaaagttcttcttcttcaccctcTTCAATAAGAGCTTGTACATTctcttgtgtttttttatgaCTTGCAGATTTTCTCCACATGCCCTAATTGTCCACATTTATGGCATTTCACATCTGGCCTCCACCAACACTTTGTACGTGGATGAttgtttttcttacaaaaaggACATGATGGAAAAACATGAGAGGATTTGCTATCATTTTGTGGTTGAAAGACTTAccctttattttcaaaaatttagctGCCAAAGCCCCTTCAATATGCCCTTCTTCTCTCATGAGTCTTCTTTGTTCTGGAGCCTGAAATGCGGTCAAAAGTTCTACCAAGGTAATagtaaaaagatattttgagTTCTGCAAGGAAGTCAATGTTGCTTCATATCTTTCTGGAATTgttacaagtattttttgaacaATTCAAGAATCAGGAATATCAGTGCCAAGAAGACATATTTTGTTTGCAATGCCGAGAAGCTTGTTCGCATAATCTTTAATTGTCTCTGAATCTTTCATCCTCTGCATCTCAAGTTCTCGAACTAGATTTTGCATTCCTTTGATTCTCTCACTGCCTTCGTactctttcttcaaaaacttCCAAATTTCATATGCCGTTTTCAACGTCATTATTCTGTTGAAAATGATTAGAGATACGGTTGTGAACAAAATTGATTTGGCTTTGGACTTTTGAAGCCTCCTTTCTTTGTGATTTTTCATTTGAGCAACCATAGGAATATCTGGTAAGGGAGACACTTCGTAGTCCTCTTCTACCGCTTCCCTCGTTAGCATCTAGATATGCTTCCATTTTGACAACCCACATTTGATAGTTTTGTCCATCAAATAGAGGTACAGAAACGGTAGTAAAGGATGTTTGAGATTCCATCTTATGTGTGGTGATTATTTTGTGGTTATAAGTGTTTGTGGGTTACATCAAAGATCCAATAAGATCCTTTTTGTTCTTGATACTAATCGTTGGATTTTTAACatataagaaacaaaagaacgaaagaaaaactaatatagtaaatatttaaactataaaatttgTAACTAACTTTAAAAAAGATCTattaaatctaattaattaaataatacataaaattattctaaaaaataatataaaaatatatttttatttaacttatctGAATTCATCTCCTTTGAGTCATAAAATTCCAACCGTATCATTATGATTCTAAAAAGTTTACAGGTCTAGTTCTTGAGTCTAGACCACATCACATGTCAAATTCATGGCAGTGGCTGAAATAGAATCAAGAGAAAGATCCAACATTTGGGCCATCATCATTGAATTCCATCGTCTTTATATTACCTGTCCTTAACGCATGTGTTTCCAGTCCAATTATCCTCACCTATGCAAACATCACTATCAGTTTTTTCATACAGTGCTTATGTATCCATCAAACCAACGTGAAGTACGTGGATaacttttcaatttatttacgCTGTAAAGTAAAGAGATTTGCTTAGAGCATGGGTAGCTACTAATATCATAGCTGCATTAATTTCCTTAGAGATCAGCCGTATATGGGTACAGAGTATTGACAGATAAGTTGGTGAAATAAAAAGTAAGTAACAGGAACTTTCTTAAATGATCTACCTGATAATGTTAAACTTTCACCCACCCCTTTTGTTTGGTGTGAATAAGACTTGTTTGTTCTACGGACATTTTGACTCTTTGAACAACATGTTTTTCGTTTTCTTAGATGCTTCTCTGTCTGTGCGCGTATATATAAGAATCAAAACTTCTTTCACCGAGCAGAGCAAGTTTTGTAGACAGTTGCGATCGTGCAGATGGAAGATGAAGGGACTAGTGAAGTGGCTGCTCCACCTCGTCGTGTTCTTCTTGTATCGGCCGGTGCCAGCCACAGTGTAGCACTTCTGAGTAAGAAAGCATCAATCAGTGctcacttttcttttttgtttagaATGTATTGATTGTTGTTATTGGGCTGAATGAAGTTTTATATTCAGTTTTCAGAAAAGAGTGATGGGTTATGTTTGCAAGTTTTTTAGATTCTTTGACGGTCCCCACGTAGTCATCAGTTCATTTTTGGCGTCAGCATCTTGTTCTATGTGGTCCCAATCTATTATAGAATGTTTATTTTATGCAGTTTATGACGACCCTTCTCTTGTTTGATTTGTATGCTACGTGTCTACGTATAGATTTAGAGTTCGTCTTATATACAAGTTGTATTCTGAAAATTGAGTTAGGAAAAGTTAGACATTCCATCATACATGATCCAGCGTTTTATATTGCACTGTCTTTAACCACTGGAATGTGGTTAAATAAGTTGTTCAGTGGTAGCAATGGTAGCACTTTCTGATATTTTCATTTGGGTCCTCTTCACATCCAATACACTGGATTTTTAAATTCCTTGAACGTTCTAGGAAGAAGTACCTCATTAAATAAATGCAACTTTTGGAGTTCaaacttcaattcttctttttcatttcttgtgTTCATGTTCATATACACTCTTATTAACTTGTCTTGTAGAACTTTCATATCATCTCAAATTGTTCCTAGGTGTGACTTGTgtcatgttttttcttctcaattttGATTCTTTTAAAAGGTGGAAATGTTGTTTGCACGTGGGGGCGAGGAGAGGATGGACAGTTAGGCCATGGTGACACTGATGATCGACTGTTACCTACAAAACTGAGTGCATTGGATGGCCAAGACATAATAAGTGTTACTTGTGGAGCTGATCATACTATGGCACGTTCTGAGTTTGGCAGGACTGTATATAGTTGGGGATGGTACTATTATGCTCTCCATCTTAACCATCTTTTGGTCATTgtgtttttcaataattaaaaccTTGTAACTCTGGCTGTTGATTTAGAATGTTTGCTCTCATTTAGTGTTGGATTCTGCTTCAGGTAAGTTATAGCTAGTTTAATTTTAGTATGCATTAATCAATCATAGGTACAAAAATGTTAGTTGACTAGATCATGAAGGTGGGTGTCGACCTTGTGGACTTATAGAGAAAGGTTGATTTGAGACTCAATAATTTGTTAACTTGAAAATTGAACAACTAATTTGTTGACCGTATAATGTTGTGTTGTTTTCAGCTTACCAACAACTTTTGACACTAATGAAAAGGAGTCGGTTTGCTTTACCTTTCACATTAATGTCTGGAATATCTTAGAGTTCTAAAGTAGATCGTAATATGGCTTTCCAGGGGTGACTTTGGTAGGTTGGGTCATGGTGATTATAATGACATGCTCATTCCTCATCCCATCAAAGCATTACAAGGTCTAACGATACAACAAATTGCTTGTGGGGACAGTCACTGTTTGTCAGTTACCACGGACAAGTTGGTCCTGAGGTTTGTAGTTAACCTGTCTTTTCTATTCTGACCTCTTCCTTTCATGTGCAGATTCTTTGACACATCTTCATTCCATTCCTATATGTCCTTTTGTTATAGGGACACACTCTTGTTGAGTTGTATTTTTCTTACTCATGTAACTGTTAAAAGTATTTCCTACCCAAATTTTCCTTTTATGGTTTGGCTCTGCTACCTCGGTTAATAGTTCATGCACCTGGTTTAGTTTGAACTCTTGTATATCCTGAATACACCTTCTAATGTAACATTCCATTTTAGatatatcaatatagataatcCTTGATGTAGGTTCAGCATACAAGAtcttttgtataaaaaatgttGTCTTATTCTTATTTTCCGGGTGACCTATTGCATTATAAACGTGTCTTTGTTACATGACAGAGAACTACTGCTTCTctccattatttttttcacatatatGGAGTAATTTCTCAATGGTTAGTTTTTACATGTTCTTTGGAGTTTTCTTTAACTTCAAATATTTCTGTACTATTTTTCTGGCACAAATGAAGTTGGGGGCATAATAAAAATGGTGAACTTGGACTTGGTACTACAGAGGACTCTCTTCTGCCACAAAAAGTTCAAAAATTTGAGGTACCAATTTAAGATTTGAATCCAGTTTTTCTGTAATGAATAATATCTTATGGCCTGGTTATTTTCAGCACTCAATAAGATGTATTTAGTACtcttttcaaaattgtttttcgtAATACTGAATGAAGCCAGAAAGCACTGAACAGTTCTCAAATAAATCTCCTTCAATTTGAACAAATTATGGAGAAAGGGGAGCTAAAAAAGTATATGCATCAGACAATATTATTCCCTTGACTACTTGGACTCGTAAACTTTTGTATTGTTGTAGGGAATACCTGTCAAAATGGTTGCTGCTGGTGCTGAACACAGTGTAGCAATCACTGAAGAAGGAAATTTGTATGGATGGGGTTGGGGCCGTTATGGAAATTTGGGCTTGGGTGACAGAAATGATCGTTTGCTCCCAGAGAAAGTGACTGTTGATGTACATTCTCAAACCTGTACAAGCTAACCTTTTCAGATTACACAATGATTATGATTCTACAGTCTGCAAAAACATATCATGAGAATGTATTATTAGTGTTTCATTTCTGAGAGTTAAACTTGATacatttatgaataaaaatctAGATAGATTATTGACATGAAATTGAATTCTGATGCTGAGCATCCAAATTTTGTCCATAAATTGCTGGTGTTAACTTCTGATGTGATCATAACTGTAAATTTGACAGGGTTACAAAATAGCTCTGGTTGCTTGTGGCTGGAGGCATACAATATGTGTTTCATCTTCTGGTGGATTATACACATATGGATGGGGAAAATATGGTCAGCTGGGACATGGGGATTTTGAGGATCGTCTTGTACCTCGCAAGGTTGAAACCTTGAGTGACAAGTTCATTTCGCAGGTGCTCCTTTAACTTCATGCTTGGAATACATGTTTTGTCGCTTATAAGCTTACttgtttaaaatagaaaaaagtttGTGACAAAGCACCGAATCTTGTCCTACACCCCATGACATGCAGCAGAATGTGATGTCTTTGTCTCCTATGTTTGTTTGGACTTGTCTCATCAGGTATCAGGTGGGTGGAGGCACAGCATGGCACTCGCATCTAGTGGACAACTTTTTGGCTGGGGATGGAATAAGGTTGGCAGTATTTTTCATCAACCTTTTTTTACCATAATATCATAACAATTCACTTCATGAAATACACTTGAACATAACACAGTGGATATAAATTCTTGAATTGTATCTGTAGTTCGGACAGATTGGAGTTGGTAACAATTTAGATTGTTGTTCTCCTGTGCAAGTGAACTTTCCCTATGATCAGGTACTGGAACTGCAACACCCTTCTTCACATTTTGGAAAATTTGAGCATGGAATGATATAATGATCCACTTTTTATATCTCTGCAAACTTTTGTCTGGCATGGCAGAAAGTGCATCAGGTGTCATGCGGGTGGAGACACACCATTGCTGTTACTGAACGTGAAAGTGTATATTCATGGGGAAGAGGAGCAAATGGACAACTTGGGAACGGAGAAACCAAAGACCGGTATACAAATTGGATCAGTACAGTTACATCTTTgtatcaattatattaaatctaCAAACTTTCACAGTGCTAGTTCTTTCTGGGATTAGGAATGTTCCAACCATTATTCAAGCCTTCAGTGTTGATGGTTCTCCTGGGCAGTACATAGAAACCTTAAAATCTTGTCCATCGTCAGGTGCAC contains:
- the LOC108334364 gene encoding ultraviolet-B receptor UVR8 isoform X2; translated protein: MEDEGTSEVAAPPRRVLLVSAGASHSVALLSGNVVCTWGRGEDGQLGHGDTDDRLLPTKLSALDGQDIISVTCGADHTMARSEFGRTVYSWGWGDFGRLGHGDYNDMLIPHPIKALQGLTIQQIACGDSHCLSVTTDKLVLSWGHNKNGELGLGTTEDSLLPQKVQKFEGIPVKMVAAGAEHSVAITEEGNLYGWGWGRYGNLGLGDRNDRLLPEKVTVDGYKIALVACGWRHTICVSSSGGLYTYGWGKYGQLGHGDFEDRLVPRKVETLSDKFISQVSGGWRHSMALASSGQLFGWGWNKFGQIGVGNNLDCCSPVQVNFPYDQKVHQVSCGWRHTIAVTERESVYSWGRGANGQLGNGETKDRNVPTIIQAFSVDGSPGQYIETLKSCPSSGKSSSSISVRYAIVPDETASGDDGHETSVPESDAMI
- the LOC108334364 gene encoding ultraviolet-B receptor UVR8 isoform X1; amino-acid sequence: MWLNKLFSGSNGGNVVCTWGRGEDGQLGHGDTDDRLLPTKLSALDGQDIISVTCGADHTMARSEFGRTVYSWGWGDFGRLGHGDYNDMLIPHPIKALQGLTIQQIACGDSHCLSVTTDKLVLSWGHNKNGELGLGTTEDSLLPQKVQKFEGIPVKMVAAGAEHSVAITEEGNLYGWGWGRYGNLGLGDRNDRLLPEKVTVDGYKIALVACGWRHTICVSSSGGLYTYGWGKYGQLGHGDFEDRLVPRKVETLSDKFISQVSGGWRHSMALASSGQLFGWGWNKFGQIGVGNNLDCCSPVQVNFPYDQKVHQVSCGWRHTIAVTERESVYSWGRGANGQLGNGETKDRNVPTIIQAFSVDGSPGQYIETLKSCPSSGKSSSSISVRYAIVPDETASGDDGHETSVPESDAMI